The genome window catagttaatcataaagttttagaagtagcataaaagttttaaaagacccaattcaccccccctcttgggttgtatctactgggcaacagtcaTCCTGTATCTACTCCCtataatccatctcttcatctaaagaagaacttaggtgatCCAGTCAATCAAAGCTTGTACGCCCAGATCATTGGTTCTTTAAGATTTCTTGCAAATTATATATACCAGACCTGATATTGCATACTCTGTGAACCGACTAAGTAGATATACtcacaatcctaataatgatCATTGGACTGCTCTAGAAAGAATTCTCAGATACCTTAAGGGTACTATATTTCTAGGATTACACTATTGTGATTATCTTGCTGTTCtggaaggctatagtgatgccaactggatcagtgatacagttgacaccaaatccaccactggttttgtctttcttttaggAGGTGCAGCTGTATCATGGAAGTCTACCAAACAAACTGTAGTGGCTAGGAGCACCATGGAATCTGAAATGATTGCCCTAGATACCACTAGCATTGAAGCCGAGTGGCTTAGAGATCTACTGATAGATTTGCCTATTGAGACTTCACCATTACCTTCTATATCTATTCATTGTGACTGCAGATCTGCTATAGATaaatgcaatcaagaaaatgcaaatgtgaaaatgaataggcacttgaaagtgcgccataaatcattgagatacaaattaaagaataacttgattgcactaaattttgtaagatccgaaaggaatctagctgatcagcttaccaaagaattgtctagaacagtggttctagagttgtcgagggggatggggctaagcccataagtaaagtcaccacggtggtaacccaacctgaaaaggtttaatgggtagaaacaagctAGATAGGTGACTAATGAGGAGCACTATTTGTTTTTCCCATCCCTAGGGCAACAGTGCTCATAAAAAGCAAGGGTTGGGTTGAGTTTTTACTCTTAATGAATTCGAGACCCATGAGGCAGGGTACCTACTTGCTCGTACCCTTTTTCAGGATTCACCTATATGCGTgtagtcgtgaggccgcgactgTGGGAAGTGGGCTGTTCCCTAATAACACACATGAAgagatacctgcgcatggccGTAAAGCGCAAACCCGTTTCGAGCATGTTCACGCTATATTATGTGTACTGTTGATgaaatctgagccatggaccaaggttcaaagcatagtccaccttggctccacagagataatcaattgtcactaagtgaaggttcaaaccgaaaggtacctacacctattacataatataagatactcagcattttatattgatttttattttgattttaaattttttaaatatttaatttatgtgggggattgttgaattaaatcaaataatttaaaaatttaaaaaccaaaattggttaacggccaagtggcaagcatccgtgcacaagcaagggagcaaacatggaagaatttctaatgaaagcaaaccatgacaagtgtcatgtATCCAGCGCAGGAGCAAACATAGAaaggcccctcgaagaaggaaggaagcatgaacggccaagatgcaataagccgaagaatcaaaggagcacaagaagacacgtcatcaatccgcgggaggggaatcttcttcttttgacgtgtctgagcctatataaagggctctagggatcatttcaaaatacaatcaaaattttctcttctccctattccaagagtctagataaaaaaggctctagggatcattggggagaaaagaaataaagaaaatttttcttctcctcataatttttctaagtttctttgGAGCTATCTGTAAGCgtgaacgtgctcttctttcttccctggaggcgcactgacggggaagacgtggttctgtattgggtcgtcgtatctctagaagatctgtgccagcagacccgtgcgtggggggcataaactttcctgggacagcgcatcagcgtgcttcgatccacaggccatcttctctctctttcttcattttattattatattgtcaagttagttatttgctagtttattcttcttatttattgtttttgaatattagaaatatttaattatatttgtgcatctaggctaacagtTATGTCTAGTTATCATTTAAATACGACTCTACAAACCCTTAGAAACCAATTATTTCTACCCGGTAATAGCTAACTTGGCAAAAGCTTTCTTAAATTCCCCTCTACACTTATTACTGATATTACTAATGATACTAACACAAAACACTATTATAGAAAGCCCTCATGTTGAACctaaaagattgattttgatggtgcAAAACagttgagttaaagattgactAATATATTTGCTTTGAGTTTAAGTGATATATtttagaaaggaaagaagaaagtcTTCAGCTACTCTCAAGTAAAGATCATCCATCTGAAGCCCCACATGAAAAATCTAAACCCCAAAACACAAAGAATATATTCTTTGGAAGCTCATAAACAAGCACAAAAAATTTCATCTAAGCTACCTCAAGAATCGACCCCAAGCCTGCAATGAGTCAACCCTAGAACAGTCTCAAAAGACAGACAAAAAGCCAAAAGTTCCATCATATCAACGAGTTGCCCCATGAAGAACTTGAGCCGTCCCTAAACAAagacgagtcgaccctagaatggCCACAGAGATAAGAGAgagagccaaaaaaaattttattagtgagtcgacccaaggaactCACGAGCCAACTCCAATAAAACTATAGTGGACTTTAAAAACAGTAGAGTCGACCTCAAAACAACTGTAGTGGAAAAACAAAAAGCCATGAAAGGTAGTCCATTGAAGAGTCGATCTCTGAAATAAATGAGtcaacttttagagaaaacatCCTataaactttggaaaaatagaaaacccaaaattagatgttttcatattttttggtATAAATGCTTTGTACTTAACAATGGAAAAGATagtttaggtaaatttgatgccaaatctgatgaaaACATCTTTCTTGGATACTCTTCATCCAGCAAAGCATATAAACATCCCCGGATTTTGAACCCAGGGAGGAGGCCGTGCAGACGGCAATGGTGTGGCTCCGCCTGCCTCGTCTGCCGCCGGAATATTGGTCGACGTCGACCATCTTCTACATAGCCGCTCGGGCGGGCCGGCCGGTTGCTGTGGACAGCTTCACAGAACAGTGGCAGGCGATGGGATTCGCCCGGGTGAGGGTGGTGGTTGACACCACCAAACCATTGTTGCCGGGAGTGCTGATCCAGGGGAAGACGAAGGTGAGATGGCAGCCCTTCGTCTTCGAAAATGCCCCGGTGTGCTCCCGGTGTGGGCGTATGGGCCACCAGGTAGCGGCTTGCCGCTTTCCGGCGACCGCTAGCGCCGAGGGGGGCTCGGGTTCGGCTTTGGCTTCTGCGGCGGCGGTGGACCCGGGGGGCGGGCCTGCCCAGCCAGCTCCGGGCGTCGGGGAGAACGTACAGGGACCGATCTACGGTCCCTGGATGGTGGCGACACGGCAGCGAATCCCGCGGGAGAATCGGCCGCCGTGGCCGGGGAAGACGACCGAGGCGCACTCGGGGCCCGGGTTGTCCTCGACTCGGCCGCTGTCTCCGGCGGCTCGACCAACTACGCCGGTGTCCCCGGCGGACACCGATGGCTGGCAGAAGCCGGCGAAGGTGGCTCGCCGCCGGTCCCCGCTAGCCGTTGGGGGGACGGCCACCCGGATACATCCTTCGGCCCCCTCCTGGCGCACTCGGCCGATGACCTTCTGGCCGAGTCTGAGGACCCGGGGCTGAGTCGACGACTCGGCAAGGCCCCGATCGGGGCTGATCCTGAGCCCAGCCGGGCTGCCGCGGCCCAGGCCAAAACCTAGAAGCGGCCCAGGCCGCAGGCGGGCCTTGGCCCACTTGGGGGTACCGGGCGGGGGGCCCAGCTGGCCCTTGTACCTATGGGCCGAGGGAACCCAACCGGGCCCCCCCAGCGCAACCGGGCCCACGAGGCCGGGCGCCGGGGTCGCAGGCCGGTGGGGGCGGGCCGGGGCGCGATCCGCGACGCGGGCGTGGCCCACGCAGTCGGCGCAACCCGCGCTGTTGGCGCGCTTTGCGCCAGCAGCGCGCCGGATTCTGGGGACGCGCCGGGCGCGCTGAAAGCGCCCGGTGCTGGGGTTGAGCGGGCCCAGGATATGCTGGGCCCGTGCGATGATGCGCGCGGCCGATGGGCCGCGCGATCTGCTGGGGAATCGCGGGCGCTGGGCCCTCAGGCCCAGCCCGCGGTTGGCTCTTTGGGCCACGCCTTGTTAGGCCCACAAGCCCACTCAGATACTGGCCTGGGGGGTCGGACTGGACTTGCGCTGCAGGGCCCGAGCGAGGAACCAGCTGGGCCTTTTTGGTTTAGGCGTCCTCATCAGGGAGCAGATTTGGAGCTGGGTCCCCCCGCACACGACGATCATGCTCTTCTCACTTTGGGTGTGACAAGTGGGGTTCAGCCTGGGGACGTGCGGGTGGGCACTGACCATGATGGAGTCTTTCGGTTTGGCCCTTGGCCTCCGGCTGGAGATGAGCAGCGGGAGGATGCATCCAGTGGGAGCGGGGCCAGGGACCACATCGTGCCACTTTCGCAGGGGTGTCAGGCCGAACCGATGGTGACGGGAGGGGGCACGGACCACACGACTGCTGTGCAGCGTATTAGGGCGGCAGTCATGCAGGTCGTATCTGCTGAGCAGCGGGAGGGCCCAGGTAGCACGCTTGAGGCTGGCCTCGCGGCCCAGGGGGAGGATGGGTCAGAGGCCGACTACGTGGACTGTGATCCATGAGGATCCTAGCCTGGAATTGTAAgggggcggccaagccgtcCTTCATGTCATCCTTCAAACGGTTAGTGCAAGTTCATTGTCCGGAGATCTGCTTCATCAGCGAGACCCGGCTATCTGGTGAGGGGCTTGTACGTTTGAGACGGCGCTTGGGGAGGGACTGGGAGTCATACGCAGTCGATTCCCGAGGGCTGTCGGGAGGTATTCTGCTACTGTGGAGGCGAGGGGTGGCAACCTTTGATGTCTTCCACAACTGCCCCCAACAGGTAGTTATGATTGTTTCGACACCGGATGTTGCCCCATGGGTTTTGTGTGGGGTGTACGCGAGCACAGATTATAGGGTCAGGAGAGTCCTCTGGCAGGAGATCACCAGCCTTACCGCCCAGGGTGTCCCGACAGTTGTAGTTGGCGACTTTAATTGCATATTGAGTTCGAGCGACAAGAGGGGCGGGGCAGCCTTTATGGATAGAGCGGACAGGAGGGAGTTTCGCGATTTTGTGTCGCGTACTGGCCTGGTGGACTTAGGATTCTCTGGACCTCAGTTTacttggtgcaataatcagctcggcagtgctagggtttgggagcgTCTAGATAGGGCCTTTGCGTCCCCGGACTGGATCCTCCGTTTTTCTACCTGCAGGGTTAGTCACCTACCCCGGATCGCCTCAGACCATTGCCCCCTGCTGATTTCCACATCATCGGGACCTAGTCATCATAGCCCCTTCcgctttgagaaggtttggctatcataccCCCAGTCCTGGGATATTGTTCGTGAGGCATGGCGCACCCCGGTGCGTGGAGATGCTATGCACCGGGTGTCGCGCAAACTAGAATTGGCCAAGAGGCGTCTTCGGCGGTGGAACCGTGAGACTGTGGGTGATATCTTTCGAAGAGTAGAGGGGGTAGAGACTGCGATCTCTGAGTTGCAGCGGAAAGAAGATCTAGAAGGTGAGCTCTCGGTGGATGATATGGGTGATCTCCGGGGGCTTCTAGCGACCCACCACTCACTACTACGGCAGCACGAGATCTTCTGGCGACAGAAATCTCGAGTTCAGTGGGTACATGAGGGTGACCGCAATACTAGTTTCTTCCACCGGTCTACGATTATCTGGAGGCAGCGGAGCACTATCCACTCGCTGCGAGACGGGTCTGGACATCGGGTGGAAGGTGAGCCTGCCATTCGCCAGGTTTTGTTGGACTTCTTCCGTGACAG of Phoenix dactylifera cultivar Barhee BC4 unplaced genomic scaffold, palm_55x_up_171113_PBpolish2nd_filt_p 000821F, whole genome shotgun sequence contains these proteins:
- the LOC120107308 gene encoding uncharacterized protein LOC120107308 yields the protein MRILAWNCKGAAKPSFMSSFKRLVQVHCPEICFISETRLSGEGLVRLRRRLGRDWESYAVDSRGLSGGILLLWRRGVATFDVFHNCPQQVVMIVSTPDVAPWVLCGVYASTDYRVRRVLWQEITSLTAQGVPTVVVGDFNCILSSSDKRGGAAFMDRADRREFRDFVSRTGLVDLGFSGPQFTWCNNQLGSARVWERLDRAFASPDWILRFSTCRVSHLPRIASDHCPLLISTSSGPSHHSPFRFEKVWLSYPQSWDIVREAWRTPVRGDAMHRVSRKLELAKRRLRRWNRETVGDIFRRVEGVETAISELQRKEDLEGELSVDDMGDLRGLLATHHSLLRQHEIFWRQKSRVQWVHEGDRNTSFFHRSTIIWRQRSTIHSLRDGSGHRVEGEPAIRQVLLDFFRDRWTADEESGDRDHPLRMDARIEDTENAALVRPVSAQEVQEAV